The following proteins are co-located in the Silene latifolia isolate original U9 population chromosome 1, ASM4854445v1, whole genome shotgun sequence genome:
- the LOC141605915 gene encoding WEB family protein At3g51720-like — translation MAGNSVTVDSATQTSDFESDEDPFTLQHMPNSSPRAVIDTSQPFGSVEEAVIRFGGRGFWVPGSILDVDVDVDVDVDADADADADADADADAIDQNVTEDSDINKLEKRVAAMLKDLQLKEKQTNEILQELDLTKRLVQELKLNVPKESHECRSVSCFGFDKESVKEDSVDSINSQAYNPEEHSDMCASAATKLIMTELKQAKLNLYHNNNELAAIRVSVESLSKKIEKEKSSVNEKGGNSAEPTVKLAVNPLMISKELRELNYEADQFMKTAEAAKSEVLRAMSEIDQTKTGLKVVELRWLTAKKLEEAARAAESLALAEMRALSSQENKALGRISLSLEEYSTLTNKTRKAEVSSQARRDSRLLDSNDFEFMRNRPRPRTRGTTSIGEILSRKLEVRDDLEEGGRVGRERVSLNQMLRRHRGETTSPKRRIEKDGGETKGLFSKRKGLGLVHISFPLSKHGKNKIQALNLW, via the exons ATGGCGGGAAATTCAGTTACAGTAGACTCAGCAACACAAACCTCTGACTTTGAATCTGATGAAGACCCATTTACTCTACAACATATGCCAAATTCGAGCCCACGGGCTGTGATCGACACGTCACAGCCTTTCGGCTCTGTTGAAGAGGCTGTTATTCGGTTTGGTGGTCGCGGCTTTTGGGTCCCTGGTTCCATTCTTGACGTTGACgttgatgttgatgttgatgttgatgcTGATGCTGATGCTGACGCTGATGCTGATGCTGATGCTGATGCTATTGATCAA AATGTTACTGAGGATTCTGACATTAACAAACTTGAGAAGAGGGTGGCAGCAATGTTGAAGGATCTCCAATTGAAAGAAAAACAAACTAATGAAATCTTACAAGAACTGGATCTCACGAAACGACTAGTTCAAGAACTAAAGTTGAATGTGCCAAAAGAATCTCATGAATGCAGATCAGTCTCATGTTTCGGctttgacaaagaatcggtgaAGGAAGATTCTGTGGATTCCATCAACAGTCAGGCTTATAATCCTGAAGAACATTCAGACATGTGCGCGTCAGCTGCTACTAAACTGATAATGACAGAATTAAAGCAAGCAAAACTCAATCTTTACCACAACAACAATGAACTAGCAGCAATTCGAGTATCTGTCGAATCTTTGAGCAAGAAAATTGAGAAGGAAAAGAGCTCAGTTAATGAAAAGGGTGGAAATAGTGCAGAACCCACGGTCAAATTGGCAGTAAACCCGTTAATGATCTCTAAAGAGCTTCGGGAACTGAATTATGAAGCAGATCAGTTTATGAAAACAGCGGAAGCAGCTAAGTCGGAGGTATTGAGGGCAATGTCGGAAATAGATCAGACTAAAACAGGTCTTAAGGTGGTAGAGCTGAGGTGGCTGACAGCTAAGAAGCTCGAGGAAGCAGCTCGAGCTGCTGAGTCTCTGGCTTTAGCAGAGATGAGGGCTTTATCGAGCCAGGAAAATAAAGCTTTGGGAAGGATAAGCTTGTCTCTTGAAGAGTACTCTACTTTGACTAACAAAACCCGAAAAGCTGAAGTCTCATCGCAAGCTAGAAGGGATTCTAGGTTGCTTGATTCTAATGACTTTGAGTTTATGAGAAATAGGCCTAGGCCAAGAACAAGGGGGACTACTTCTATAGGAGAAATATTAAGTAGGAAACTTGAAGTAAGAGACGATTTGGAAGAAGGTGGTCGTGTGGGAAGGGAAAGGGTGTCGTTGAACCAAATGTTGCGAAGACATAGGGGAGAGACGACTTCTCCGAAAAGGAGAATAGAGAAAGATGGTGGTGAGACGAAAGGGTTGTTTTCCAAGAGAAAGGGTCTTGGTCTAGTGCACATATCATTCCCATTGTCTAAGCATGGCAAAAACAAGATTCAAGCTTTAAATCTTTGGTGA